One Yimella lutea DNA window includes the following coding sequences:
- the asnB gene encoding asparagine synthase (glutamine-hydrolyzing) — protein MCGIVGYYGPGGSEAVLRKMNDCQVHRGPDGEGSFIEGPVGLGHRRLSIIDVAHGQQPMQTADGRYTIAYNGEVYNYLDLRTELEALGHTFTTDSDTEVVLQAFAEWGGDAFDRFNGMWGLAIWDAQEQRLTLSRDHFGIKPVYLAQVGDTLLFSSEIKSILASGLYTKAVNERSLYRYLRFRIHEDGRETFFAGIDRLEPSEMLTVDASGVERRMFTRLREELAELGKQQRPYDDAAAAEYKERLFESVRLRLQSEVPVGTSLSGGLDSSAVAVIINQLLNQGDATTKSVGARQNTFSAVFPGSANDEEKYVDAVLDICEGQVDSHKILPTADEFKQDLLDFIRTQEEPLISSGPYAQFQVMREATNHVTVLLDGQGADEMMAGYIPYYFVYLRQLKAQGKKDAALELSKSLDVLYRLGRFKLQDKIKRKKVIPATAFMNSEFSSKYAGEKFATEGNNLKLRLIEDLFHNSLPSLLRYEDKNTMRFSLEGRVPFLDKEVVKFIFSLSDEAIIKDGWNKRVLRDATRGLLPEMINRRRNKIGFTTPQGEWFMRLKNYFYNIFLSEEFANRPYFDQNEVLHAFEGWIKGTNGVDSMTFWRLLNVELWLREFFDDKPEVIDEGPVRIKTDLEPNADKQLALTTSLGEQVTRYPLRSELVDKDTDLDPFVMEHIDRFFATLGADEEHSQAMVGKQWYFFISEKIIAITQGRSYFIWDINVGRPARVLSKYVTRTPAGIGLGSPFTMQLAIQEAGLPRVLYASAGGAVGKVLGKKGLFYELVGNDIRAIDGPTEYSAYPSNVSAKLAPKDPDEVAARLSEQIRSRVPQAYRDTFGGTIVMDANDIGRNVLGSDVPGDQGRFEEMFADNPLGQGSEQTPMAIVVVD, from the coding sequence ATGTGTGGAATCGTCGGTTACTACGGTCCGGGCGGCAGCGAAGCCGTCCTGCGCAAGATGAACGACTGCCAGGTGCACCGCGGACCGGACGGTGAGGGCAGCTTCATCGAAGGCCCCGTCGGTCTGGGCCACCGGCGGTTGTCGATCATCGATGTGGCGCACGGTCAGCAGCCGATGCAGACCGCCGACGGGCGCTACACGATCGCCTACAACGGTGAGGTCTACAACTACCTCGACCTACGCACCGAACTCGAAGCGCTCGGCCACACCTTCACCACCGACTCCGACACCGAGGTCGTCCTGCAGGCCTTCGCCGAGTGGGGCGGCGACGCGTTCGACAGGTTCAACGGCATGTGGGGCCTGGCGATCTGGGACGCCCAGGAGCAGCGGCTGACGCTGTCCCGCGACCACTTCGGCATCAAGCCGGTCTACCTGGCCCAGGTCGGCGACACCCTGCTGTTCTCCTCGGAGATCAAGTCGATTTTGGCCAGCGGCCTGTACACCAAGGCCGTCAACGAACGCTCCCTCTACCGCTACCTGCGCTTCCGCATCCACGAGGACGGCCGCGAGACCTTCTTCGCCGGCATCGATCGCCTCGAGCCGAGCGAGATGCTGACCGTGGACGCCTCCGGTGTCGAGCGCCGGATGTTCACCCGGTTGCGTGAAGAACTCGCCGAGCTGGGTAAGCAGCAGCGTCCGTACGACGACGCCGCCGCGGCCGAGTACAAGGAGCGGTTATTCGAGTCGGTGCGCCTGCGCCTGCAGTCCGAGGTGCCGGTCGGCACGTCCCTGTCCGGTGGGCTCGACTCCTCCGCCGTCGCCGTCATCATCAACCAGTTGCTCAATCAGGGCGATGCGACCACCAAGTCGGTCGGTGCACGCCAGAACACCTTCTCGGCGGTGTTTCCAGGTTCGGCGAACGACGAGGAGAAGTACGTCGACGCGGTGCTCGACATCTGCGAGGGGCAGGTCGACTCGCACAAGATCCTGCCGACGGCCGATGAGTTCAAGCAGGATCTGCTCGACTTCATCCGTACCCAGGAGGAGCCGCTGATCTCCTCCGGGCCGTACGCACAGTTCCAGGTGATGCGCGAGGCGACCAACCACGTCACCGTCCTGCTCGACGGTCAGGGCGCCGACGAGATGATGGCCGGTTACATCCCGTACTACTTCGTCTACCTGCGCCAGCTCAAGGCCCAGGGCAAGAAGGATGCCGCGCTCGAACTGTCCAAGAGCCTCGACGTTCTCTACCGCCTGGGTCGGTTCAAGCTGCAGGACAAGATCAAGCGCAAGAAGGTCATCCCGGCCACGGCGTTCATGAACTCGGAGTTCTCCTCGAAGTACGCGGGGGAGAAGTTCGCGACCGAAGGCAACAACCTCAAGTTGAGGTTGATCGAAGACCTGTTCCACAACTCGCTGCCCTCGTTGTTGCGCTACGAGGACAAGAACACCATGCGCTTCTCGCTCGAGGGACGCGTGCCGTTCCTGGACAAGGAGGTCGTGAAGTTCATCTTCAGCCTGTCCGACGAGGCGATCATCAAGGACGGCTGGAACAAGCGTGTGCTGCGTGACGCGACCCGCGGGCTCCTCCCGGAGATGATCAACCGCCGCCGCAACAAGATCGGTTTCACCACTCCGCAGGGCGAGTGGTTCATGCGGCTGAAGAACTACTTCTACAACATCTTCCTGTCCGAGGAGTTCGCGAACCGTCCCTATTTCGACCAGAACGAGGTGCTGCACGCCTTCGAGGGTTGGATCAAGGGCACCAACGGCGTGGACTCGATGACTTTCTGGCGTCTGCTCAACGTCGAGTTGTGGCTGCGCGAGTTCTTCGACGACAAGCCCGAGGTGATCGACGAGGGTCCGGTACGGATCAAGACCGACCTCGAGCCGAACGCCGACAAGCAGCTCGCGCTCACCACGAGCCTGGGCGAGCAGGTGACCCGCTACCCCCTGCGTAGCGAACTGGTCGACAAGGACACCGATCTCGACCCGTTCGTGATGGAGCACATCGATCGCTTCTTCGCCACGCTCGGCGCCGACGAAGAGCACTCGCAGGCGATGGTAGGCAAGCAGTGGTACTTCTTCATCTCCGAGAAGATCATCGCGATCACTCAGGGTCGCTCGTACTTCATCTGGGACATCAACGTCGGACGGCCGGCGCGGGTGCTGTCGAAGTACGTGACCCGCACGCCCGCAGGTATCGGCCTGGGCTCGCCGTTCACCATGCAGTTGGCCATCCAGGAAGCGGGCCTGCCGCGCGTCCTGTACGCCAGCGCCGGTGGCGCGGTCGGCAAGGTGCTGGGCAAGAAGGGCCTGTTCTACGAACTCGTGGGCAATGACATCCGGGCGATCGACGGACCGACGGAGTACTCCGCCTACCCCTCGAACGTCTCGGCGAAGTTGGCACCGAAGGACCCCGATGAGGTTGCCGCTCGGCTGTCCGAGCAGATCCGCTCGCGTGTGCCGCAGGCCTACCGCGACACCTTCGGCGGAACGATCGTCATGGACGCCAACGACATCGGCCGCAACGTTCTCGGGTCCGACGTCCCGGGCGACCAGGGCCGCTTCGAGGAGATGTTCGCCGACAACCCGCTCGGGCAGGGGTCGGAGCAGACTCCGATGGCGATCGTCGTCGTCGACTGA
- a CDS encoding F0F1 ATP synthase subunit epsilon, producing MSTLNVQLVAADRKVWEGEASALYARTVEGELGILPDHTPLLSVLAESGEVRIEPVSGSRMVVTVDGGFISVDHNSVTVVSDAIDASGLDA from the coding sequence GTGAGCACCCTCAACGTCCAGCTCGTCGCCGCCGACCGCAAGGTCTGGGAGGGCGAAGCCTCGGCGCTCTACGCGCGTACCGTCGAGGGCGAGCTCGGCATCCTGCCCGACCACACGCCCCTGTTGTCGGTTCTTGCCGAGTCCGGCGAGGTGCGGATCGAACCGGTGAGCGGTTCGCGCATGGTGGTCACCGTCGACGGCGGATTCATCTCGGTCGACCACAACTCGGTCACCGTCGTTTCCGACGCGATCGACGCCTCCGGCCTGGACGCCTGA
- a CDS encoding DUF2550 family protein — protein sequence MGDVLLTAEVVLGVLFALPIAFVCWVIVRRWLITKDHLMILMARRRGDFWVMGMTRTQAASIEWFPVLGIGLTPGWTVRREDAEFGPPLAAEKVPSVIQEPVLVDCTVGGEVHRLAISRGDYTQLRSWSESSPPGFNSGRY from the coding sequence TTGGGCGACGTCCTGCTCACCGCGGAGGTCGTCCTCGGTGTGCTCTTCGCGCTCCCCATAGCCTTCGTCTGTTGGGTGATCGTCCGACGTTGGTTGATCACCAAGGACCACCTGATGATCCTCATGGCTCGCCGCCGTGGGGATTTTTGGGTGATGGGCATGACGCGAACCCAGGCTGCGTCGATCGAGTGGTTCCCGGTGCTCGGGATCGGCCTCACACCCGGCTGGACGGTGCGACGTGAGGACGCCGAGTTCGGTCCGCCTCTGGCCGCGGAGAAGGTGCCGTCGGTGATCCAGGAGCCGGTGCTCGTCGACTGCACGGTCGGCGGCGAGGTGCACCGTCTTGCGATCAGCCGCGGCGACTACACCCAGCTGCGGTCGTGGTCGGAATCGTCCCCGCCCGGCTTCAACTCGGGGCGCTACTAG
- a CDS encoding cob(I)yrinic acid a,c-diamide adenosyltransferase: MVILSRIYTRTGDKGTTALGDFSRTSKTDPRLAAYADTDEANSSIGVAVACGDLGEAVDKTLFRVQNDLFDVGADLCSPLVADPEYPPLRVKQDWVDQLEQDIDRYNEGLETLRSFILPGGSAGAAHLHVSRTVVRRAERSTWAAIETYGTDEAPAGSAKGSGGVNPLTAAYLNRLSDLLFVLARYANVDVGGDVLWVPGGER; encoded by the coding sequence ATGGTCATCCTCAGCCGCATCTACACCCGCACCGGCGACAAGGGCACGACGGCCCTCGGCGACTTCAGCCGCACCAGCAAGACCGACCCGCGACTGGCGGCCTACGCCGACACCGACGAGGCCAACAGTTCGATCGGAGTCGCGGTGGCCTGCGGCGACCTCGGGGAAGCTGTCGACAAGACTCTCTTCCGCGTCCAGAACGATCTGTTCGACGTGGGCGCCGACCTCTGCTCCCCGCTGGTCGCCGATCCGGAGTACCCGCCGCTGCGCGTCAAGCAGGACTGGGTCGACCAGTTGGAGCAGGACATCGATCGCTACAACGAGGGATTGGAGACGCTCCGCTCGTTCATCCTGCCCGGGGGCAGCGCGGGTGCAGCGCACCTGCATGTGAGTCGGACGGTGGTCCGCCGGGCGGAGCGGTCCACCTGGGCTGCGATAGAGACGTACGGCACGGACGAGGCACCGGCCGGATCGGCGAAGGGCAGCGGTGGAGTGAACCCCTTGACCGCCGCCTATCTCAACCGGCTCAGCGATCTACTGTTCGTGCTGGCGCGGTACGCCAACGTGGACGTAGGTGGGGATGTGCTGTGGGTGCCGGGCGGCGAACGCTGA
- a CDS encoding STAS domain-containing protein — protein sequence MARSTRPHRYKSVPGFEVHQVLPGTELAVIGELNVNTISVVRDALSAAIDSGEGELRVRLHGAEVIDAAGLGVLVGADRRAAKAGRHLVLTDVSPRLDRVIRSTKLSRVLTWTTPPVAATA from the coding sequence GTGGCCCGATCCACTCGTCCTCACCGCTACAAGAGTGTGCCCGGATTCGAGGTCCATCAGGTCCTCCCGGGCACCGAACTCGCGGTCATCGGCGAGCTCAACGTCAACACCATCTCGGTCGTCCGCGACGCGCTGAGCGCCGCCATCGATTCCGGGGAGGGTGAATTGCGGGTTCGGCTGCACGGAGCCGAGGTGATCGATGCGGCCGGACTCGGCGTGCTGGTCGGCGCGGATCGCCGGGCGGCGAAAGCTGGTCGCCATCTGGTGCTGACGGATGTGTCGCCCCGTCTCGACCGGGTCATCCGCAGCACGAAGCTCAGTCGCGTGTTGACCTGGACGACGCCTCCGGTCGCCGCAACCGCCTGA